A region of Lichenibacterium dinghuense DNA encodes the following proteins:
- a CDS encoding response regulator yields MGERMRALDWTTTPIGAPRQWPPALRTLVAIMLGSKQPMFAVWGPGLTLLYNDAYRAVLGHKDHDALGRSFLDVWDEIRADLVPLVEQAFAGEAIHMDDITLMMDREGLDPEAHFAFSYTPVRDEDDIVRGFFCACTETTEVVMANRRQAFRLELEDALRGIESAEALMNTAVAALGRHLDVSRAGYAEMQSDDETVVLASSFANGVMSLEGAYRLDAFGRANASRQRRGVTTVVQDVQLDPDFDAASFAAIEIRAFVSVPVMRAGRLAATLFVNQSAPRLWSAADVALVEAVAIRVGDAVQRVRAEHEAQASAARFRALTEALPNQVWTATPDGALDWVNGRTREYCGTSDILAGDRAWTLLVHPDDMADAERRWGHALRTGEVYETEFRIRHHDGADRWHLVRALPERDASGAIVRWIGTNTDIDDQKQAELALGAAKAVAEEANVAKSTFIANMSHELRTPLSAIIGYSEMMAEEIADGCDAADLASDMSKVEGNARHLLGLINDVLDLSKIESGKMEVYAEDFDIEPTLREVASTVGTLIGKKDNRLVLDLAPGLGAAHTDVTKLRQVLLNLLSNAAKFTEGGTITLSASRGPAPDGRDRLSFAVRDTGIGMTPEQLAKLFQRFTQADASTTRRFGGTGLGLSLTRAFADMLGGEVGVDSVAGEGSTFTFSLPAVHASSADAEALPDPEITADEVGTGDLVLVIDDDADQRALMTRFLHREGFRVQVAADGRSGLALARRLRPRAILLDVMMPGVDGWSVLTELKADPNLSATPVVMVTSVDQRSLAASLGAAEYMLKPVRWDRFRDVMERFRSTSGGILVVEDSDDARVAICSVLEDDGWTVVEAADGREGLAKAAERRPEVVLLDLNMPVMDGFDFLDGLRKLPGCAEVPVVVLTARDLTNEDRQRLRGASQVLNKGDVTMRALVERLHKLSVS; encoded by the coding sequence TTGGGCGAACGCATGCGCGCGCTCGACTGGACCACGACGCCCATCGGCGCCCCGAGACAGTGGCCTCCGGCGTTGCGGACGCTGGTCGCGATTATGCTCGGCTCCAAGCAACCCATGTTCGCCGTCTGGGGACCGGGGCTGACCCTGCTCTACAACGACGCCTACCGCGCCGTCCTCGGTCACAAGGACCACGACGCGCTCGGCCGCAGCTTCCTCGACGTCTGGGACGAGATCCGCGCCGACCTCGTGCCGCTCGTCGAGCAGGCCTTCGCGGGCGAGGCCATCCACATGGACGACATCACCCTCATGATGGATCGCGAGGGTCTGGACCCCGAGGCGCACTTCGCCTTCTCGTACACGCCCGTGCGCGACGAGGACGACATCGTGCGCGGTTTCTTCTGCGCCTGCACCGAGACCACCGAGGTGGTGATGGCGAACCGCCGCCAGGCGTTCCGCCTGGAGCTGGAGGACGCGCTTCGTGGAATCGAGTCGGCCGAGGCCTTGATGAACACTGCCGTGGCAGCGCTCGGCCGTCACCTCGACGTCAGCCGTGCCGGCTATGCCGAGATGCAGTCCGATGACGAGACGGTGGTGCTGGCCTCCAGCTTCGCCAACGGCGTCATGTCACTCGAAGGCGCGTACAGGCTTGACGCGTTCGGGCGTGCCAACGCGTCTCGTCAGCGTCGCGGTGTGACGACCGTCGTCCAGGACGTCCAACTCGATCCCGACTTCGACGCCGCATCCTTCGCCGCCATCGAAATCAGGGCATTCGTGTCCGTGCCGGTGATGCGGGCCGGACGCCTCGCCGCCACGCTCTTCGTGAACCAGTCCGCGCCCCGGCTTTGGTCGGCGGCGGACGTCGCCCTGGTCGAGGCCGTCGCGATCCGCGTCGGCGACGCCGTGCAGCGCGTGCGCGCCGAACACGAGGCGCAGGCCAGCGCCGCACGTTTCCGCGCCCTGACCGAGGCGCTGCCGAACCAGGTTTGGACCGCGACGCCGGACGGGGCCCTCGACTGGGTGAACGGCCGGACGAGGGAGTATTGTGGAACATCGGACATCCTGGCCGGCGACCGGGCCTGGACCCTGCTCGTGCATCCCGACGACATGGCGGACGCCGAGAGGCGCTGGGGACACGCCCTGCGCACGGGCGAGGTCTACGAGACGGAGTTCCGCATCCGCCACCACGACGGGGCGGACCGCTGGCACCTCGTCCGCGCCCTGCCCGAACGGGACGCTTCGGGCGCCATCGTGCGCTGGATCGGCACCAACACCGACATCGACGACCAGAAGCAGGCCGAGCTTGCGCTCGGCGCCGCCAAGGCCGTGGCCGAGGAGGCCAACGTCGCCAAGAGCACCTTCATCGCCAACATGAGCCACGAGCTGCGCACGCCGTTGTCGGCCATCATCGGCTATTCGGAGATGATGGCCGAGGAGATCGCCGATGGCTGCGACGCGGCCGACCTCGCCTCAGACATGTCCAAGGTCGAGGGCAATGCCCGCCATCTGCTCGGCCTCATCAACGACGTGCTCGACCTGTCGAAGATCGAGAGCGGCAAGATGGAGGTCTACGCCGAGGACTTCGACATCGAACCCACGTTGCGCGAGGTGGCCAGCACGGTAGGGACCCTCATCGGCAAGAAGGACAACCGTCTCGTGCTGGACCTCGCACCCGGACTCGGGGCCGCCCACACCGACGTGACCAAGCTCCGGCAAGTTTTGCTCAACCTCCTGTCCAATGCCGCCAAGTTCACCGAAGGCGGGACCATCACGCTGTCGGCCTCGCGCGGGCCTGCGCCGGACGGGAGGGACCGCCTGAGCTTCGCGGTGCGGGACACCGGCATCGGCATGACGCCCGAGCAGCTCGCCAAGCTGTTCCAGCGCTTCACCCAGGCCGACGCCTCGACCACGCGCCGGTTCGGCGGCACGGGCCTCGGCCTGTCGCTGACGCGCGCCTTCGCCGACATGCTCGGGGGCGAGGTCGGCGTCGACAGCGTCGCCGGCGAGGGCAGTACCTTCACCTTCTCGCTCCCCGCCGTCCACGCGTCCAGCGCCGACGCGGAGGCTTTGCCCGACCCTGAGATCACCGCCGACGAGGTCGGGACGGGCGACCTCGTTCTGGTGATCGACGACGACGCCGACCAGCGTGCGTTGATGACGCGGTTTCTCCATCGAGAGGGCTTCCGCGTCCAGGTGGCGGCCGACGGTCGGTCGGGGCTGGCGCTCGCGCGGCGGCTCCGTCCCCGCGCGATCCTGCTCGACGTCATGATGCCCGGCGTGGACGGCTGGTCGGTGCTGACCGAGCTGAAGGCCGACCCTAACCTGTCGGCTACGCCCGTCGTCATGGTGACCTCCGTCGACCAGCGCAGCCTGGCGGCGTCGCTTGGGGCGGCCGAATACATGCTAAAGCCGGTGCGCTGGGACCGCTTTCGCGACGTGATGGAGCGGTTCCGCAGCACCTCGGGCGGCATCCTGGTCGTCGAGGACAGCGACGACGCGAGAGTCGCCATCTGCTCCGTGCTGGAGGACGACGGCTGGACGGTGGTCGAGGCGGCGGATGGGCGCGAGGGCCTCGCCAAGGCCGCCGAAAGGCGTCCCGAGGTGGTGCTGCTCGACCTCAACATGCC
- a CDS encoding response regulator translates to MKILLVEDHEEIWDFLSRRLRRRGFEVAVATDGQEGVDKSKSEAPDIILLDMNLPTVDGWTAAAMMRADPVTAGLPIIALTAHAMSGDRDKAIAAGCTDYCPKPIDFSDLLSKIERYAPKA, encoded by the coding sequence ATGAAGATCCTGCTGGTCGAGGACCACGAGGAAATTTGGGACTTCCTGTCCCGGCGGCTGAGGCGCCGCGGCTTCGAGGTCGCGGTGGCGACCGACGGGCAGGAAGGCGTCGACAAGTCGAAGAGCGAGGCGCCCGACATCATCCTGCTCGACATGAACCTGCCAACCGTGGACGGATGGACGGCGGCGGCGATGATGCGGGCCGATCCGGTGACAGCGGGGCTGCCCATCATCGCCCTGACGGCGCACGCCATGTCTGGCGACCGCGACAAGGCCATCGCGGCCGGCTGCACGGACTATTGTCCGAAGCCCATCGACTTCTCCGACCTCCTGTCGAAAATCGAGCGCTACGCACCCAAGGCTTGA